Genomic segment of Hydra vulgaris chromosome 08, alternate assembly HydraT2T_AEP:
tttaaattttatttttattaatttttttaaaacaatttaatcttttaaaatctttattttctaaatcttaatttttttaaataatatttagattagCTAAGCTTATTCCAGATATGCGTTTATCTGCACCTCATATGGTTAGGACGAtgagtaattttaaattgttttctagGTACTACTccatgctttattaaaaaataacttgactTTACTAACTAAATAGGTGGgatgtttatttcaatttagaTTTTTGCCAATGAAAACGCAAATTTAAAAACGCTATccctatttatttctttattttcaataaacatttttgagaaatatgattgaactatttttttttaaaggaaggATGAAATAAAGATAACTTAGTTTTACTTGAGTTAATAGAGAGTTTGTTTGCCCTgaaacatttgaaatttttttgattttattattcatttctaCGCACATCCGCTTATAGTTTTTGCGgagataaaaaaagaacatcTAAATAGGTTTTTATTCACTGATTTGAGCTACTTGTTATGCCATACCTGTTAGgctttaataataacattttgtgGTCAACTGTATCAATTGTCCTAGGGAGATCGATTAGGTACCCTGTAACTTTTCAAGGGTCTTCGGGCACctcttgaaattgttttttttttaaaaaaaatttacgtccagtattattataatatatattaaacattcaGAGTTATTTTAAAGCCATAATAAAAACGCCTCAAAATACCTTCCGATTCTAGTaaatttacatacatatattgaGGGAAACAGGCATCATGGCGAATGAGACACATGGAtagattttcatataaaaagttttcatttaacaagttttatataacaaaaatttttaaaatgcctagaaaaaaaaactgcaatgaAGTTTTATAaggaaaaattaatattattacctttttttttttttttccaaaaaaaaataataacaatagtaataatataaatctatatattataaatttatattattactattgttattataaaattttatattattatttttttcaaaaaataaaaaataatgataataatataaaaataaaaataataataatcataataataataacaataataataacaataataataataaaagattttaatggtCTTTCTCGggtaacttttttaatgacttttttttgcgacgcatttttttaactttacataGAATAATCGgtagtttttacaattttgtaaagttttgaaacaaacaaaaatattacagtTATCTTATCATTTGGTCACGTGAACAGACGAAAAGTTTTcgttgaaaatgtaaaatttataacctttgcattttaaaaaattatattattcgtgtaattttaaagtaatttgacgtcatttattttagaactattttttgagacaaaataaaaattcaaaagttggCATTTTTGTGACTTATAAAATATTGgtcttaaattaaaagaattttttataaaaaatgattaaaatgtttCAATCCAAGTTTTTTCGTAAAGATGATGAAAAGAAAATGGTAATGATATCACAAAATCAATCATTAAAAggtatatgtttaaaaatacttcatatattatttgtgttaaatattttcagctctaaaattttaaatccaaaaCTAAAATGATATCTTATTTATTGTTTAGAAGAGagcaaaacaaaacataatttgAAAGTAACATTTcaaagaaataaactttttaaaatgtttctaagAAACAAGATCCGTCCAATGGAAGAAAGTGAAACGTTTAAATACGAGCCATCCGATGCGCGAGAAGTTGAGGAGTCATTAGACAGCAGAATGAAGGACTCTTCATCTCAGAATACATTTCAAcaggaaaagaaaaagaaaaataagaaaataaacttttggaAACTTTTTCATCGTggtaataaaacaaacaaagaaaaaaagaatgttgAGAGTACATTTTATGCAAACATTTTTGAGAAGCTTATCGAAAACGATGAAATTGACACCATTGATAAGGAGAACCTTATCGAAAACAACAAAATCAACATCATTAATAATgagaattttattgaaaacgATGGAATTGACATCTTTGATAGAGagaattatatagaaaataataaaatcaacctCGATGATAagattttttcagaaaacgaTAAAATCGATATCATCGATGATAAGATTCTTTCAGAAAACGATAACGACCTAAGTTTTGATAGTTTTTACTCATGTTTGGATGAAATTTACATGGATTCAATAACATATCTAAGTCAAATAGATTCGTTTGATTTAttcgaaaaagaaaaagattttgaatttaTTCACGACATAGAAAGCGTTGAGAGTTTGAACATAGAAAACATAAACCAGAGTTCCTCGTATACATTTTCTGATTCAGATGATGAGTTTGTTTCTGATTTTGTTAGTAATGACGTATTGAACTCTACTTTGCAGTTAGCTAGTTTAGATAAAGAGATATGGAATTCGACATCAATA
This window contains:
- the LOC136084343 gene encoding eukaryotic translation initiation factor 2-alpha kinase 1-like; amino-acid sequence: MIKMFQSKFFRKDDEKKMVMISQNQSLKEESKTKHNLKVTFQRNKLFKMFLRNKIRPMEESETFKYEPSDAREVEESLDSRMKDSSSQNTFQQEKKKKNKKINFWKLFHRGNKTNKEKKNVESTFYANIFEKLIENDEIDTIDKENLIENNKINIINNENFIENDGIDIFDRENYIENNKINLDDKIFSENDKIDIIDDKILSENDNDLSFDSFYSCLDEIYMDSITYLSQIDSFDLFEKEKDFEFIHDIESVESLNIENINQSSSYTFSDSDDEFVSDFVSNDVLNSTLQLASLDKEIWNSTSIINTIDTNNDQLQCEINEKELLLCENIKKELLQCENIKKELLQCENIKKELLQCENIKKELLQCENIKKELLQCEIIKKDSLH